A stretch of the Mycobacterium sp. ITM-2016-00317 genome encodes the following:
- a CDS encoding LacI family DNA-binding transcriptional regulator: MQRRPTLADVAARAGVSRALVSIVMRDAPGAGEGTRERVKRAAEEIGYAPDPQARRLRERRTRLVGLTFSARQEFHADLVDGVYVTAEALGYDVVLSAVTPHRDEARAVRTLVDDRCEGLLLVGPQLPARELGELAARLPLVVLARRVRGVDAVRSDDVAGAVAGVEHLVGLGHRRILYLDGGTAPGAAERRRGYRRAAKAARLPELVAPGGLSERDGAAAAAAMIASGELPDAVFAFNDRCALGVMDVVIRSGLSVPQDISVLGFDDSPLAGLAHIQLTTVRQDSARLAEVAVQRLVACLDGVAECTEAVDLVCEPTLVVRGSTAPPRS, from the coding sequence ATGCAACGGAGGCCGACGCTCGCGGACGTGGCGGCCCGCGCCGGCGTCTCGCGGGCTCTGGTCTCGATCGTGATGCGGGACGCCCCCGGTGCCGGCGAGGGCACCCGGGAACGGGTCAAGCGTGCGGCCGAGGAGATCGGGTACGCGCCGGATCCGCAGGCCCGCCGCCTGCGGGAGCGCCGCACCAGGCTTGTCGGCCTGACCTTCTCGGCGCGCCAGGAGTTCCACGCAGATCTGGTCGACGGCGTCTACGTCACCGCCGAAGCGCTCGGCTACGACGTCGTGCTCAGCGCCGTCACGCCGCACCGCGACGAGGCGCGGGCGGTGCGCACCCTGGTCGACGACCGGTGCGAGGGCCTTCTCCTCGTCGGGCCGCAGCTGCCTGCCCGCGAACTCGGCGAGTTGGCTGCCAGGCTGCCGCTGGTCGTGCTGGCCCGGCGGGTGCGCGGCGTCGATGCGGTGCGCAGCGACGATGTGGCAGGCGCGGTGGCCGGCGTGGAGCACCTGGTCGGGCTCGGACATCGCCGGATCCTGTACCTGGACGGCGGCACGGCCCCCGGCGCCGCCGAGCGGCGACGGGGCTACCGGCGCGCGGCGAAAGCGGCGCGGCTGCCGGAACTGGTCGCCCCCGGCGGCCTCTCGGAACGCGACGGCGCGGCAGCGGCCGCGGCGATGATCGCGTCGGGGGAGCTGCCCGACGCCGTCTTCGCCTTCAACGATCGGTGCGCGCTCGGGGTGATGGACGTGGTCATTCGATCGGGTTTATCGGTGCCGCAAGATATCTCGGTTCTCGGTTTCGACGACAGTCCGCTGGCCGGGCTCGCCCACATCCAGCTCACGACCGTCCGTCAGGACAGCGCCCGTCTCGCCGAGGTCGCCGTGCAGCGCCTCGTGGCCTGCCTGGACGGCGTCGCGGAGTGCACCGAGGCGGTGGACCTCGTGTGTGAGCCGACGCTGGTGGTGCGCGGCTCGACCGCCCCGCCGCGGTCCTGA
- a CDS encoding ATP-binding cassette domain-containing protein has translation MTISVEKPSNDAQAGGRVPLVELRDIGKSYGNITALQGISLRVHPGEVTGILGDNGAGKSTLIKIIAGLHQQTDGELLVDGEPIKFGSPAEALSKGIATVYQNLAVVPLMPVWRNFFLGQELRKKSFPWSLDANAMRATTLTELSKMGIDLPDVDVPIGSLSGGQKQCVAIARAVFFGARVLILDEPTAALGVKQSGVVLKYITAAKEAGFGVVFITHNPHHAHLVGDHFVLLNRGSQKLDCSYDDLTLEHLTQQMAGGDELEALSHELRGAKT, from the coding sequence ATGACCATCTCTGTCGAAAAGCCAAGCAACGACGCGCAAGCCGGCGGTAGGGTGCCGCTGGTCGAGCTGCGGGACATCGGCAAGTCCTACGGCAACATCACTGCGCTTCAAGGCATCAGCCTGCGTGTTCACCCCGGCGAGGTCACCGGCATTCTCGGTGACAACGGCGCGGGGAAATCCACGCTGATCAAGATCATCGCCGGGCTACACCAGCAGACCGACGGTGAGCTTCTGGTCGACGGGGAGCCGATCAAGTTCGGTTCGCCCGCGGAGGCCCTGAGCAAGGGCATCGCGACCGTGTACCAGAACCTGGCCGTCGTGCCGTTGATGCCGGTGTGGCGCAACTTCTTTCTCGGCCAGGAGCTGCGCAAGAAGTCGTTCCCGTGGTCGTTGGACGCCAACGCGATGCGGGCGACCACGCTGACGGAGCTGTCCAAGATGGGTATCGACCTGCCCGACGTGGACGTGCCGATCGGCTCGCTGTCGGGTGGCCAGAAGCAGTGCGTGGCGATCGCGCGCGCGGTGTTCTTCGGCGCCCGGGTGCTGATCCTCGACGAGCCGACGGCGGCGCTGGGTGTCAAACAGTCCGGTGTAGTGCTGAAGTACATCACCGCCGCCAAGGAGGCCGGCTTCGGCGTCGTGTTCATCACGCACAACCCGCATCACGCGCACCTGGTCGGCGACCACTTCGTCCTGCTCAACCGCGGTAGTCAGAAGCTGGACTGCAGCTACGACGACCTCACGCTGGAGCACCTCACGCAGCAGATGGCCGGTGGTGACGAGTTGGAGGCGCTGTCCCATGAGCTGCGGGGAGCCAAGACCTGA
- a CDS encoding GntR family transcriptional regulator → MPLTVELDRSSPVPLYYQLAQAIEAAIRDGELSPGDRFENELALAKRLTLSRPTTRRAIQELVDKGLLVRKRGVGTQVVQNPVHRRVELTSLFDDLARAGQEPSTKLLKYEVGPADEETARELNLGEGREVACIQRLRCANGEPLALMTNHLPVEIAPDAEELESNGLYQSLRARGVHIRLARQRIGARSATRTEAHLLDEKPNASLLTMTRTAFDDSGAAVEFGNHCYRASRYYFDTTLVDR, encoded by the coding sequence GTGCCCCTGACTGTGGAGCTCGACAGGTCAAGCCCGGTTCCGCTGTACTACCAGCTCGCTCAGGCGATCGAGGCCGCGATCCGGGACGGCGAACTCTCTCCGGGCGACCGATTCGAGAACGAGCTCGCGCTGGCGAAGCGGTTGACGCTGTCGCGGCCCACCACCCGGCGTGCCATCCAGGAGCTTGTCGACAAAGGCCTGTTGGTGCGCAAGCGCGGTGTCGGCACCCAGGTGGTGCAGAATCCGGTGCACCGGCGGGTCGAGCTGACCAGCCTGTTCGACGACCTCGCCCGGGCCGGCCAGGAGCCCAGCACAAAACTGCTCAAGTACGAGGTCGGTCCGGCCGACGAGGAGACCGCCCGCGAGCTGAATCTCGGTGAGGGGCGGGAGGTGGCCTGCATCCAGCGGTTGCGGTGTGCCAACGGCGAGCCGCTGGCGCTGATGACCAACCATCTGCCCGTCGAGATCGCCCCCGACGCAGAGGAGTTGGAGAGCAACGGCCTCTACCAGTCGCTGCGCGCCCGCGGCGTGCACATCCGGCTGGCGCGGCAGCGCATCGGCGCGCGTAGCGCCACCCGCACCGAGGCGCACCTGCTCGACGAGAAGCCCAACGCCTCGCTGCTGACCATGACCCGCACCGCGTTCGACGACTCCGGTGCCGCCGTCGAGTTCGGCAATCACTGCTACCGCGCGTCGCGCTACTACTTCGACACCACGCTCGTCGACCGCTGA
- a CDS encoding sugar phosphate isomerase/epimerase: MKIAGAPISWGVCEVPGWGYQLSSDRVLTEMRRAGLTATELGPEGFLPTDTEELVDLLDGYGLACVGGFVPVVLYRDDHDPAEDLAGPLESLVAAGAGVVVLAAATGLAGYDVRPTLDERQWSTLLANLDRLAGIVADRGLTAVLHPHVGTMVETRAEVDRVLSGSRIPLCLDTGHLLIGGTDPLELTREVPERIRHAHLKDVDAGLAAKVRSGELTYTQAVAAGMYVPLGAGDVDIAGIVKALEDNGFDGWYVMEQDNILDREPEDEGPLADVLASVAYLQGAAAGVSS; encoded by the coding sequence GTGAAGATCGCAGGTGCGCCGATTTCGTGGGGTGTGTGCGAGGTTCCCGGCTGGGGCTACCAGCTCAGCTCCGACCGTGTGCTGACCGAGATGCGTCGGGCCGGACTGACAGCCACCGAGCTCGGTCCGGAGGGCTTCCTGCCCACCGACACCGAGGAGCTCGTGGACCTGCTCGACGGCTACGGTCTCGCGTGCGTGGGCGGGTTCGTGCCGGTGGTGCTCTACCGCGACGACCACGACCCGGCCGAGGATCTGGCCGGGCCGCTGGAATCGCTGGTCGCCGCCGGCGCCGGCGTCGTGGTGCTGGCCGCGGCCACCGGCCTGGCGGGCTACGACGTCCGCCCCACGCTCGACGAGCGCCAGTGGTCCACTCTGCTTGCCAACCTGGATCGACTGGCAGGCATTGTCGCCGACCGCGGGTTGACCGCCGTGCTGCATCCGCACGTCGGCACCATGGTCGAGACCCGTGCCGAGGTGGACCGGGTGCTGTCGGGGTCGCGGATCCCGCTGTGCCTGGACACCGGCCACCTGCTGATCGGCGGGACCGATCCGCTGGAGCTGACCCGGGAAGTGCCCGAGCGGATCAGACACGCCCATCTCAAGGACGTCGACGCCGGTCTGGCCGCCAAGGTGCGCTCCGGCGAGCTGACCTACACGCAGGCTGTCGCGGCGGGTATGTACGTCCCGCTGGGCGCCGGCGACGTCGACATCGCCGGGATCGTGAAGGCGTTGGAGGACAACGGCTTCGACGGCTGGTATGTGATGGAGCAGGACAACATTCTCGACCGTGAGCCCGAGGACGAAGGCCCGCTGGCCGATGTCCTCGCCAGTGTCGCGTACCTGCAGGGTGCGGCCGCCGGCGTGTCCTCGTGA
- a CDS encoding ABC transporter permease, producing MTTREALDVSAHKVVRDERVKERNRLQRILIRPEMGAGIGAIGIFVFFLLVAAPFREASSLATVLYASSTIGIMACGVAVLMIGGEFDLSAGVAVTFSSLAASMLAYNLHLNLWVGALLALILALAVGFFNGYLVMKTKIPSFLITLSTFFMLAGINLAVTKLVAGQVATQSVSDMQGWDSAQKVFASSFTLFGVSIRITVVWWLVFTAVATWVLFKTRIGNWIFAVGGDADSARAVGVPVTKVKIGLFMFVGFCAWFVGMHLLFNFNTVQSGQGIGNEFFYIIAAVIGGCLLTGGYGTAIGAAIGAFIFGMTNQGIVYAGWDPDWFKFFLGAMLLFAVIANNAFRNYAAKK from the coding sequence ATGACGACGCGGGAAGCTCTCGACGTCTCCGCCCACAAGGTGGTCCGAGACGAACGCGTCAAGGAACGGAACCGGCTGCAGCGCATCCTGATCCGGCCCGAGATGGGCGCAGGCATCGGCGCGATCGGCATCTTCGTGTTCTTCCTGCTGGTGGCGGCGCCGTTCCGTGAGGCCTCGTCGCTGGCCACCGTGCTCTACGCCAGCTCCACCATCGGCATCATGGCCTGCGGTGTCGCAGTGCTGATGATCGGCGGCGAGTTCGACCTGTCGGCCGGTGTGGCCGTGACGTTCAGCTCGCTGGCAGCCTCGATGCTCGCCTACAACCTGCACCTGAACCTGTGGGTGGGTGCGCTGCTGGCGCTGATCCTGGCGCTGGCTGTCGGGTTCTTCAACGGCTATCTCGTGATGAAGACCAAGATCCCGAGCTTCCTGATCACGCTGAGTACGTTCTTCATGCTCGCGGGCATCAACCTGGCGGTCACCAAGCTGGTCGCCGGTCAGGTCGCCACGCAGAGCGTCAGCGACATGCAGGGCTGGGATTCGGCGCAGAAGGTGTTCGCCTCGTCGTTCACCCTGTTCGGGGTCAGCATCCGGATCACCGTCGTGTGGTGGCTGGTGTTCACCGCCGTGGCGACCTGGGTGTTGTTCAAGACCCGGATCGGCAACTGGATCTTCGCGGTCGGCGGCGACGCCGACAGTGCTCGCGCCGTTGGTGTTCCCGTCACCAAGGTCAAGATCGGGTTGTTCATGTTCGTCGGGTTCTGCGCGTGGTTCGTCGGCATGCACCTGCTGTTCAACTTCAACACCGTGCAGTCCGGCCAGGGCATCGGCAACGAGTTCTTCTACATCATCGCCGCGGTGATCGGTGGCTGCCTGCTGACGGGTGGTTACGGCACGGCGATCGGTGCGGCCATCGGTGCGTTCATCTTCGGCATGACCAACCAGGGCATCGTGTACGCGGGTTGGGACCCCGACTGGTTCAAGTTCTTCCTGGGCGCGATGCTGCTCTTCGCGGTGATCGCGAACAATGCCTTCCGCAACTACGCAGCGAAGAAGTGA
- the iolC gene encoding 5-dehydro-2-deoxygluconokinase translates to MTNQPYDVLAIGRSGVDVYPLQTGVGLEDVETFGKFLGGSAANVAVAAARLGNRSALISGVGDDPFGRYVRGELARLDVDNRYVATHGEFPTPVTFCEIFPPDDFPLYFYRKPSAPDLQISPDAIDTDAVRSARLYWSTVTGLSQEPSRSTHFAAWSARDRAPLTVLDLDYRPMFWATPAAATEQVQKALAHVTVAVGNREECQIAVGESNPHKAADALLDLGVELAIVKQGPRGVLGKTRHSSVTVRPNDVDVVNGLGAGDAFGGSLCHGLLHGWSLEKTLRYANAAGAIVAGRLECSTAMPTVAEVAALAEQTAVEAVNV, encoded by the coding sequence ATGACCAATCAGCCATATGACGTGCTCGCCATCGGGCGCAGCGGCGTAGACGTCTACCCCCTCCAGACCGGCGTGGGCCTCGAGGATGTCGAGACGTTCGGGAAGTTTCTCGGCGGCAGCGCCGCCAACGTGGCCGTCGCCGCGGCCCGGCTGGGCAACCGCTCGGCGCTGATCTCCGGCGTGGGTGACGACCCGTTCGGCCGGTACGTGCGGGGCGAGCTCGCCCGCCTCGACGTCGACAACCGTTACGTCGCCACCCATGGTGAGTTCCCGACGCCGGTGACGTTCTGCGAGATCTTCCCGCCCGACGACTTCCCGCTGTACTTCTACCGCAAGCCCAGCGCCCCGGATCTGCAGATCAGCCCCGACGCGATCGACACCGACGCGGTGCGGTCGGCGCGACTGTACTGGTCCACGGTCACCGGACTCTCCCAAGAACCCAGCCGCAGCACGCATTTCGCGGCATGGTCGGCTCGGGACCGCGCGCCGCTGACCGTACTGGACCTCGATTACCGGCCGATGTTCTGGGCCACACCCGCTGCGGCCACCGAGCAGGTGCAGAAGGCGCTGGCCCACGTCACCGTCGCGGTCGGCAACCGCGAGGAGTGCCAGATCGCCGTCGGCGAATCCAACCCGCACAAGGCCGCCGACGCGCTGCTCGACCTCGGTGTGGAGCTCGCGATCGTCAAGCAGGGTCCGCGCGGAGTTCTGGGCAAGACCCGGCATTCCTCGGTCACCGTGCGGCCCAACGACGTCGACGTGGTCAACGGCCTCGGCGCCGGAGATGCGTTCGGCGGCAGCCTCTGTCACGGACTGCTGCACGGCTGGTCCCTGGAGAAGACGCTGCGCTACGCCAACGCCGCCGGAGCCATCGTGGCCGGCCGCCTCGAATGCTCGACCGCCATGCCCACCGTCGCCGAAGTCGCCGCACTGGCCGAACAGACCGCTGTGGAGGCCGTCAATGTCTGA
- a CDS encoding Gfo/Idh/MocA family oxidoreductase, with protein MTTLGLIGLGRIGAFHAETLTNLPEVSGLVITDERPDVVSEVASKYGATPADSVEKLLASGVDGVVVAAATPAHAELTLAAVERGLPTFCEKPIASSAAESTRMAELIARSGVPVQVGYQRRFDAAFAAVKQAVDSGSLGALTTVRSTTMDPAPPAMDYIKGSGGIFRDCAVHDFDVIRWITGQNVLDVYATGSVQGDPLFTEYGDVDTAAIVVRFDGGALGVVSAARYNGRGYDCRLEVHGFDDTVVAGWDQGAPVRNADPANSGPSGFPSGVPHHFFMDRFTEAFRTELGAFVNLVQGGPIQGATVADAVEVAWIAEAATESLRRGVPVSIESVRKEAQK; from the coding sequence ATGACCACCCTCGGTCTCATCGGCCTCGGCCGCATCGGCGCGTTCCACGCCGAGACCCTGACCAACCTGCCGGAGGTGTCCGGGCTCGTGATCACCGACGAGCGTCCCGACGTGGTCAGTGAGGTCGCCTCGAAATACGGTGCCACCCCGGCAGATTCGGTGGAGAAGCTGCTGGCCTCCGGTGTCGACGGCGTGGTGGTCGCGGCTGCCACCCCAGCGCACGCGGAACTCACCCTGGCCGCGGTCGAGCGGGGCCTGCCGACGTTCTGCGAGAAGCCGATCGCCTCCTCCGCGGCCGAGAGCACCCGGATGGCCGAGCTCATCGCCCGCTCCGGAGTGCCGGTGCAGGTGGGTTACCAGCGTCGCTTCGACGCCGCGTTCGCAGCCGTCAAGCAGGCTGTCGACAGTGGGTCCCTCGGTGCGCTGACCACCGTCCGCAGCACGACGATGGACCCCGCTCCCCCGGCCATGGACTACATCAAGGGCTCCGGAGGCATCTTCCGTGACTGCGCGGTCCACGACTTCGACGTGATCCGCTGGATCACCGGGCAGAACGTGCTCGACGTCTACGCCACCGGCAGCGTGCAGGGCGATCCGCTGTTCACCGAGTACGGCGACGTCGACACCGCGGCGATCGTGGTGCGCTTCGACGGCGGCGCGCTGGGTGTCGTGTCCGCAGCACGCTACAACGGCCGCGGATACGACTGCCGCCTGGAGGTTCACGGTTTCGACGACACCGTCGTGGCCGGCTGGGATCAGGGCGCACCGGTGCGCAACGCCGACCCGGCCAACTCGGGTCCTTCCGGGTTCCCCTCCGGCGTACCCCACCACTTCTTCATGGACCGGTTCACCGAGGCGTTCCGCACCGAACTCGGCGCGTTCGTGAATCTTGTTCAGGGCGGACCGATTCAGGGTGCCACGGTCGCCGATGCGGTCGAGGTCGCCTGGATCGCCGAGGCCGCCACCGAGTCGCTGCGCCGGGGCGTCCCGGTCAGCATCGAGTCGGTTCGAAAGGAGGCGCAGAAGTGA
- a CDS encoding substrate-binding domain-containing protein yields the protein MSARAKSGRHQAFKRLAAIAGAGVLAFGIASCSSTGGAPQQSGEGGGGGTVDTPRKTIAMITHEVPGDSFWDLVRKGAETAAKKDNIELRYSNDPEAPNQANLVQSAIDSGVDGIAITLAKPDAVQAAVKAAEAKGIPVVAFNAGMDSWKAMGVKEYFGQDGRIAGQGVGDRLRSENATKAICVIQEQGHVDLEARCAGVKETFPATEILNVNGKDMPSVESTITAKLQQDPAIDYIVTLGAPFALTAVQSAGNAGSTAKIGTFDTNAALVEEIQKGGVQWAVDQQPYLQGYLAVDSLWLYLTNGNVIGGGQPTLTGPAFIDKSNIDAVAEYAKGGTR from the coding sequence ATGAGCGCTCGCGCGAAGAGCGGAAGACACCAGGCGTTCAAGCGGCTCGCAGCGATCGCGGGGGCAGGTGTTCTCGCGTTCGGCATCGCGTCGTGCTCCTCCACCGGCGGAGCCCCCCAGCAATCGGGTGAGGGGGGCGGCGGTGGCACCGTGGACACGCCCCGCAAGACGATCGCGATGATCACCCATGAGGTGCCGGGTGACTCGTTCTGGGATCTGGTCCGCAAGGGCGCCGAGACGGCGGCCAAGAAGGACAACATCGAGCTGCGCTACTCCAACGACCCGGAGGCGCCCAACCAGGCCAACCTGGTCCAGTCGGCGATCGACAGCGGTGTCGACGGTATCGCGATCACGCTGGCCAAGCCGGATGCCGTGCAGGCGGCGGTGAAAGCCGCTGAGGCCAAGGGTATCCCGGTGGTCGCCTTCAACGCGGGCATGGACTCGTGGAAGGCCATGGGCGTCAAGGAGTATTTCGGTCAGGACGGCCGCATCGCCGGCCAGGGCGTCGGTGACCGGCTCCGCAGCGAGAACGCCACCAAGGCCATCTGCGTGATCCAGGAGCAGGGCCACGTCGACCTCGAGGCCCGCTGCGCCGGCGTCAAGGAGACGTTCCCCGCCACCGAGATCCTCAACGTCAACGGCAAGGACATGCCGTCCGTGGAGTCCACCATCACCGCCAAGCTGCAACAGGATCCGGCGATCGACTACATCGTCACCCTGGGCGCCCCGTTCGCGCTGACCGCGGTGCAGTCGGCCGGTAACGCCGGCAGCACCGCCAAGATCGGCACCTTCGACACCAACGCCGCACTCGTGGAGGAGATTCAGAAGGGCGGCGTGCAGTGGGCCGTCGATCAGCAGCCCTATCTGCAGGGCTACCTCGCCGTCGACTCGCTGTGGCTCTACCTGACCAACGGCAACGTCATCGGCGGCGGACAGCCGACTCTGACGGGTCCGGCGTTCATCGACAAGTCGAACATCGACGCCGTCGCTGAATACGCAAAGGGAGGCACACGCTGA
- a CDS encoding Gfo/Idh/MocA family protein, producing the protein MTLRIGILGASRIAASAIVEPAAELGHRLVAVAARDPLRAQVFADKYGVQRVLASYEDVVTDPEVDVLYNPLANALHAPWNLAAVAAGKPVLTEKPFARDRTEAAQVAAAADAAGVTVMEGFHYLFHPINQRALALAGDGTLGELRRVEVRMGMPEPQPEDPRWSLDLAGGALMDIGCYGLHVLRRFGTPSVVSATAVQRTPGVDERFDAELVFPSGVTGLTANSMVEDEYSFTLRLIGTRGEAFVHDFVKPHADDRLTLRTEEGTTVEHHGARTTYTYQLDAFAAHVRDGAPLPLDTADAVANMALIDEAYRAAGMQPR; encoded by the coding sequence GTGACCCTGCGGATCGGGATCCTCGGCGCCTCACGTATCGCAGCGTCGGCGATCGTCGAGCCCGCCGCCGAACTCGGGCACCGTCTGGTCGCCGTCGCCGCACGGGATCCGTTGCGCGCCCAGGTGTTCGCCGACAAGTACGGCGTGCAGCGGGTGCTGGCGTCCTACGAGGACGTGGTGACCGATCCCGAGGTCGACGTCCTCTACAACCCGCTGGCCAACGCGTTGCACGCGCCGTGGAACCTGGCCGCGGTGGCGGCCGGGAAACCGGTCCTGACGGAGAAGCCGTTCGCCCGCGACCGGACCGAGGCGGCGCAGGTCGCGGCCGCGGCCGACGCCGCGGGGGTCACGGTGATGGAGGGATTCCATTACCTGTTCCACCCGATCAACCAGCGCGCGCTGGCACTGGCCGGTGACGGCACGCTCGGTGAGTTGAGGCGTGTGGAGGTCCGGATGGGCATGCCCGAGCCGCAACCCGAGGATCCGCGCTGGTCGCTGGACCTCGCGGGCGGGGCGCTGATGGACATCGGCTGTTACGGGCTGCACGTGCTGCGCCGGTTCGGTACGCCGTCGGTGGTGTCGGCGACCGCGGTGCAGCGCACTCCGGGCGTCGACGAGCGATTCGACGCGGAACTCGTGTTCCCCTCCGGGGTGACGGGGCTCACGGCGAATTCGATGGTCGAGGACGAGTATTCGTTCACCTTGCGGCTGATCGGCACGCGCGGAGAGGCTTTCGTCCACGACTTCGTCAAGCCCCACGCCGACGACAGGTTGACCCTGCGCACCGAAGAGGGCACCACCGTCGAGCACCACGGCGCCCGCACGACGTACACCTACCAACTCGACGCATTCGCCGCCCACGTCCGGGACGGCGCCCCGCTGCCACTCGACACCGCAGACGCCGTCGCGAACATGGCTCTGATCGACGAGGCCTACCGCGCCGCGGGCATGCAGCCTCGCTGA
- a CDS encoding zinc-binding dehydrogenase — MRAVVYAPGAPANLDFGEVPEPDPAPDQVVVDVHAFALNFGEIHWIEHARKPGEVPGWDAAGVVARAAADGSGPPVGTRVVTFDAAGGWARQRVAATGNLAVLPESVDFAAAAALPVAGVTALQAIRELGPVVGRRVLITGASGGVGRFAVQLAARAGAHVVAAVGSPARGAGLRELGADEVVVGLDDVTEPLFGVLDNVGGPLLAEAFSLLGDGGSLLSIGMASGQPTTIDFEAERRGYTRKQLAPFNVRFPLDADMRYLVQLLADGGLDPQIGLRDSWDNVTAAAEALLNRKVAGKAVLDVR, encoded by the coding sequence ATGCGTGCTGTCGTCTATGCCCCCGGCGCCCCCGCAAACCTGGACTTCGGCGAGGTTCCCGAGCCCGACCCGGCCCCCGATCAGGTGGTCGTCGACGTGCACGCGTTCGCGTTGAACTTCGGCGAGATCCACTGGATCGAGCACGCCCGCAAGCCCGGTGAGGTGCCCGGCTGGGATGCCGCAGGCGTGGTGGCCCGGGCCGCCGCCGACGGCAGCGGGCCGCCCGTGGGCACCCGCGTCGTGACCTTCGACGCGGCCGGCGGCTGGGCGCGGCAGCGCGTCGCCGCGACGGGAAACCTCGCCGTACTGCCCGAGTCGGTCGACTTCGCCGCCGCGGCCGCGCTTCCGGTGGCCGGAGTGACGGCGCTGCAGGCGATCCGGGAACTCGGCCCGGTGGTCGGCCGACGTGTCCTGATCACCGGCGCGTCCGGTGGAGTGGGCAGATTCGCGGTGCAACTCGCGGCGCGGGCCGGTGCCCACGTCGTGGCCGCGGTCGGCAGCCCAGCACGGGGCGCCGGGCTGCGCGAACTCGGCGCCGACGAGGTGGTGGTCGGGCTCGACGACGTCACCGAACCGCTGTTCGGGGTGCTCGACAACGTCGGAGGTCCGCTGTTGGCTGAGGCGTTCAGCCTGCTCGGGGACGGCGGTTCACTGCTGTCGATCGGGATGGCCTCGGGTCAGCCGACCACCATCGACTTCGAGGCCGAGCGACGCGGGTACACCCGGAAGCAGCTGGCGCCGTTCAACGTTCGGTTTCCCCTCGACGCCGACATGCGCTATCTGGTGCAGCTGCTCGCCGACGGTGGACTGGACCCGCAGATCGGGCTGCGCGACTCCTGGGACAACGTGACCGCTGCCGCCGAGGCGCTGCTGAACCGGAAGGTCGCCGGCAAGGCGGTGCTGGACGTGCGCTGA
- a CDS encoding TIM barrel protein encodes MSFQLAVCAEMIFQDVPILDRVRRIDELGFAVEIWSWHDKDLAALAATGAVFTSMTGYLHGDLIDPATCDEVVRTAELSIKAAETLGVTRLNLHTAELADGQAARARQRSTGQMWLTAARTLERIGELGAEAGVTFCVENLNTIVDHPGVPLARAKDTLALVEGVGHPNVKMMLDLYHAQIGEGNLIELVRRCGDAIGEIQVADVPGRCEPGTGEINYAAVAEALREIGYTGTVGMEAWAATPGAAGSEAALAAFRAAFT; translated from the coding sequence GTGAGTTTCCAGCTGGCGGTCTGCGCGGAGATGATCTTCCAGGACGTGCCGATCCTGGACCGTGTCAGACGCATCGACGAACTCGGCTTCGCGGTCGAGATCTGGAGCTGGCATGACAAGGACCTGGCGGCACTGGCGGCCACCGGAGCGGTGTTCACGTCGATGACCGGATACCTGCACGGCGACCTGATCGACCCCGCGACCTGCGACGAGGTGGTGCGCACGGCCGAGTTGAGCATCAAGGCCGCCGAGACCCTCGGCGTCACGCGGCTGAACCTGCACACCGCCGAGCTCGCCGACGGTCAGGCCGCCCGGGCCCGGCAGCGCAGCACCGGGCAGATGTGGCTGACCGCCGCCCGCACACTGGAGCGCATCGGTGAGCTGGGCGCCGAAGCGGGGGTGACGTTCTGCGTCGAGAACCTGAACACGATCGTCGACCACCCGGGCGTGCCGCTGGCCCGGGCCAAGGACACGCTCGCGCTGGTCGAGGGCGTGGGGCATCCGAACGTGAAGATGATGCTCGACCTCTATCACGCGCAGATCGGCGAGGGAAACCTGATCGAGCTGGTGCGCCGCTGCGGCGATGCGATCGGCGAGATCCAGGTCGCCGACGTGCCCGGCCGCTGCGAGCCCGGCACCGGGGAGATCAACTACGCCGCGGTCGCGGAGGCGCTGCGCGAGATCGGCTACACCGGCACCGTCGGCATGGAGGCCTGGGCCGCCACGCCCGGCGCCGCCGGGAGCGAGGCCGCACTGGCCGCGTTCCGCGCCGCGTTCACCTGA